In Mycoavidus cysteinexigens, a genomic segment contains:
- a CDS encoding 16S rRNA (uracil(1498)-N(3))-methyltransferase, whose amino-acid sequence MPAIPRFFVAMPLAADTPISLPNDVARHMRVLRLAAGDPIILFNGTGGAFKATVLTIDKKHILAQVTAPDTGSLQNTEPPYQLILAQGIAAGDKMDWLIEKAVELGVHQIIPIATAKSVVRLVGERAARRHHHWQALVHAACEQCGRNRPPLVAAPVEFTAWLNALPATAPANEATRFMLSPRATRSFQTLPATPPSTPIIILIGPEGGLTTEEEQVAAAHGFLELSLGPRILRTETAGIAALAGLAIRWSS is encoded by the coding sequence ATGCCTGCCATACCTCGCTTCTTTGTAGCAATGCCGCTCGCCGCCGATACACCTATTAGCTTACCCAATGATGTGGCCCGCCATATGCGCGTCTTGCGCTTAGCTGCAGGCGACCCAATTATTTTATTTAACGGCACCGGCGGCGCATTTAAAGCCACCGTGTTAACGATTGATAAAAAGCACATCCTGGCGCAAGTGACCGCGCCTGATACCGGCAGCCTACAAAATACCGAGCCGCCCTATCAATTGATCCTGGCGCAAGGCATTGCCGCGGGCGACAAAATGGATTGGCTGATTGAAAAAGCGGTTGAATTGGGGGTACACCAGATCATCCCCATCGCCACCGCAAAAAGCGTCGTACGGCTAGTCGGTGAACGTGCAGCACGCCGCCATCATCACTGGCAGGCCTTAGTGCATGCTGCCTGCGAGCAATGCGGCCGGAACCGGCCACCGCTGGTTGCTGCGCCAGTTGAGTTCACGGCTTGGCTCAATGCCCTGCCCGCAACCGCGCCCGCCAACGAGGCGACCCGCTTTATGCTATCGCCACGCGCCACACGCAGTTTTCAGACGCTACCTGCCACACCTCCTAGTACGCCCATTATCATTCTAATCGGCCCTGAAGGCGGCCTCACTACAGAGGAAGAACAAGTAGCGGCCGCGCATGGCTTTCTTGAGCTGTCTCTTGGGCCTCGCATATTGCGCACCGAAACCGCCGGCATTGCGGCGTTGGCCGGCTTAGCTATACGCTGGAGTAGCTGA
- a CDS encoding DUF1841 family protein, with the protein MFNPSQTEVRQFFCETWHKQSTGALLTPLENMAAHWISEHPEYHKLLSAADAQQQSYLPEQGQTNPFLHLSMHLAISEQLSIDQPPGICAAYERLAVKLGTAHAAQHSIMECLGETLWQAQRNQAPLDSTAYLACIKRRAS; encoded by the coding sequence ATGTTTAACCCAAGTCAAACCGAAGTCCGCCAATTTTTTTGCGAAACCTGGCACAAACAATCTACTGGGGCGCTGCTCACCCCGCTTGAGAATATGGCGGCGCACTGGATTAGTGAGCACCCTGAATATCACAAGCTGCTTTCGGCGGCGGATGCACAACAGCAATCCTACCTTCCAGAGCAAGGCCAAACCAACCCATTTTTGCATTTATCGATGCATCTTGCCATCAGCGAGCAGCTCTCTATCGACCAGCCTCCAGGCATCTGCGCAGCGTATGAGCGACTTGCCGTCAAATTGGGGACCGCACATGCCGCTCAGCACAGTATTATGGAATGCCTTGGAGAAACCTTATGGCAAGCCCAGCGCAACCAAGCGCCTCTAGATTCCACCGCTTATCTTGCCTGCATTAAGCGGCGAGCCTCATAA
- the nth gene encoding endonuclease III: MNLAKRRAIFETLQSLNPHPTTELEYTTPFELLIAVMLSAQATDISVNKATRPMFKVANTPQTILELGEAGVIHYIKTIGLFRTKAKNLIATCKMLLEDYAGQVPAQREALESLPGVGRKTANVVLNTAFGQPTIAVDTHIFRVANRTGLAPGKDVRVVEAALEKYTPKEFQHDAHHWLILHGRYVCKARRPECWHCMIEPLCEYKTKTLAPDLELKASARQSRVKIN; encoded by the coding sequence ATGAATCTAGCCAAACGCCGTGCCATCTTTGAAACGCTGCAAAGTCTGAACCCACACCCAACGACTGAGCTTGAATATACAACACCGTTTGAATTATTGATTGCGGTTATGCTCTCTGCACAAGCAACGGATATTTCCGTGAATAAAGCGACGCGCCCTATGTTTAAGGTCGCCAATACACCACAAACCATACTGGAGCTTGGTGAAGCAGGGGTGATTCACTACATCAAAACCATTGGCCTTTTTCGCACCAAGGCAAAGAATCTAATTGCAACCTGTAAAATGTTGCTTGAGGATTATGCGGGTCAGGTTCCGGCCCAACGGGAAGCGCTTGAATCGCTCCCTGGCGTGGGCCGAAAAACCGCAAATGTGGTTTTAAACACAGCTTTTGGTCAGCCCACGATTGCCGTTGATACGCATATTTTCCGGGTCGCGAATCGCACCGGTTTAGCGCCAGGCAAAGATGTACGAGTTGTGGAAGCTGCGCTTGAGAAATATACGCCCAAAGAATTCCAGCATGATGCGCATCACTGGTTAATTTTACATGGCCGTTATGTCTGTAAAGCGCGCCGCCCAGAATGCTGGCACTGCATGATTGAACCCTTATGTGAATATAAAACCAAGACCCTCGCCCCGGATTTAGAGCTTAAAGCCTCCGCTCGGCAATCCCGAGTAAAGATAAATTGA
- the ubiD gene encoding 4-hydroxy-3-polyprenylbenzoate decarboxylase, translated as MKYKDLRDFAHQLEALGELRRVSAPVSPVLEMTALCDRVLRAGGPALLFEAPTGYAIPVLGNLFGTTRRIALGMGIDAAQTETDALTSLREIGHLLCALKEPTPPQRLKDAGKLFTLVKAVWDMAPKTISAPPCQEIVWEGNDVDLARLPIQTCWPDDVGPLITWGLTVTRGPHKARQNLGIYRQQVIGRNQVIMRWLAHRGGALDFREFALAFPGQPYPVAVALGADPATLLGAVTPVPDTLSEYQFAGLLRGGRTELAKCITPGLNALRIPARAEIVLEGFIYPKADATAPGPASYEHALEGPFGDHTGYYNEKASFPVLTIERITMRRQALYHSTYTGKPPDEPAILGVALNEVLVPLLQKQFTEITDFYLPPEGCSYRMALVQIKKSYPGHARRVMFGVWGFLRQFMYTKFIIIVDEDVNLRDWKEVIWAITTRVDPTRDTLLVDHTPIDYLDFASPTAGLGSKMGLDATHKWPGETQREWGRPITMDPAVTRRIDALYEELALAAAGNAQK; from the coding sequence ATGAAATATAAAGACCTGCGCGATTTTGCCCACCAACTCGAAGCGCTTGGCGAGCTGCGCCGTGTAAGCGCCCCGGTTTCTCCGGTTCTTGAAATGACCGCGCTATGCGATCGCGTGCTACGCGCAGGCGGCCCCGCTCTACTCTTTGAAGCACCAACTGGCTATGCAATACCGGTACTCGGCAATTTATTCGGTACCACGCGGCGCATTGCGCTTGGCATGGGTATCGACGCAGCGCAGACAGAGACCGACGCGCTCACCTCGCTACGCGAGATCGGGCATCTACTCTGCGCGCTAAAAGAACCCACTCCACCGCAACGGCTTAAAGACGCTGGCAAGCTATTCACGCTGGTTAAAGCGGTATGGGATATGGCGCCTAAAACCATCAGCGCGCCGCCCTGCCAAGAAATTGTGTGGGAAGGCAACGACGTTGACCTGGCTCGGCTACCCATCCAGACCTGCTGGCCGGACGATGTTGGCCCACTGATTACATGGGGCCTCACAGTAACGCGCGGACCTCATAAAGCCCGGCAGAATCTCGGCATTTACCGTCAGCAAGTGATTGGGCGCAACCAGGTAATCATGCGCTGGCTTGCGCATCGAGGTGGGGCGCTGGATTTTCGGGAATTTGCGCTGGCCTTTCCGGGTCAGCCTTATCCCGTCGCCGTCGCGCTAGGCGCTGATCCAGCTACTTTGCTTGGTGCTGTGACTCCGGTGCCAGATACCCTCTCCGAGTACCAGTTTGCCGGCTTGCTGCGAGGGGGGCGCACTGAATTAGCCAAGTGTATAACGCCTGGCTTAAACGCACTACGTATACCAGCGCGCGCCGAAATTGTGCTAGAAGGCTTTATCTATCCCAAAGCGGATGCAACCGCGCCCGGTCCGGCAAGCTATGAGCACGCGCTCGAAGGTCCTTTTGGCGATCACACCGGTTATTACAATGAAAAAGCTTCATTTCCGGTGTTGACTATCGAACGCATCACGATGCGGCGGCAGGCACTGTATCACTCCACGTACACCGGTAAACCACCAGATGAACCCGCGATACTAGGGGTTGCCCTCAATGAAGTGCTGGTGCCTCTGCTGCAAAAGCAATTTACAGAAATCACGGATTTCTACCTACCGCCAGAAGGGTGTAGTTACCGTATGGCGCTGGTTCAAATTAAAAAAAGCTACCCCGGTCACGCTCGGCGCGTCATGTTCGGCGTTTGGGGTTTCTTGCGGCAATTTATGTACACGAAATTCATCATCATCGTAGACGAGGATGTGAATCTGCGCGATTGGAAAGAAGTCATTTGGGCCATCACCACGCGCGTTGATCCAACGCGCGACACGTTACTCGTAGATCATACGCCAATTGACTACCTTGACTTTGCATCGCCCACCGCCGGCCTCGGCTCGAAAATGGGACTTGACGCCACCCACAAATGGCCGGGCGAGACGCAACGCGAATGGGGACGACCCATCACGATGGACCCAGCCGTCACACGCCGGATCGATGCTCTATATGAAGAGCTAGCGCTGGCCGCTGCTGGCAACGCACAAAAATGA